gcctccctagtcgctgggattccaggcgtgggccaccgcgcGGCACAGTGGGTGGGCTTGTGTGGGTCCTGGAAAGGCTGGGCAGGGCTGCTTCTGCCCCCTCCCCAAGGCTCTTTGTGGGGttcacccaaacacacacacttgGGGTTCCTACTGTGCCGTGGGATTACTCCAGAAGGATCCTCTGGAGCCCTTATTCCCCTCAGTCAGGCAGCAGCGACGAGGAAATCTGGATGCTCCTCCTCAGGTTGTCTGCAGGAGTCCCCAAAaaagtgtgggggtggggggtggcagcCACCTCTCTCCCTGGTCACTGCACGACTGGAGAGGTGCCCTGGGCCCCCGGAGAGAGGGATAAGGAGTCCTTCTAGCATGAGGAAacagggagggggcagggcagcCTGTTTTGGAGTCCTCTTCTTTGGAAGGTTACTGGCCACCCCACAGCACAGGGACCCACCTGGGCCCTGATTCCAGAAGGATCTAAGGCTGTGCAGGGGGAGGGGGTGCCCTCTCTGGTCCTCAGGCTTCTGCCTTGTCCGGGGGACTCGCTAGcatcccacctcccacctcctgggAGCGCTGTGGCTTGGGAGGTAGGGGCTCTGCAGCATGAACATGGCGCCCAGCAGGTGAAGCTGGGGAAAGGACTACATTGTATTAAAAGTCTTGTTGACCCGCATTGCCCAGGGATTCACAGAGGCACTGCATTGTATTAAAGCGGCTTGTTTGTGTCTTCTCCCATCCCTGTCCCCAGGGACCAGAACAGCCCAGCTGCCAGACTGCCCGGGGCCACCTGGAATCCCGACTACCTCTTTAAGTTTCTTAGTGCCCTTGGGCCTCAGCCCCCCCAACTGACAAACGGGGGTCACCTCTGCCTCTCAGGGCTGTTTGGCTCATCCCTACCCCCCCCCATGAAGTGCAGAAGTGAGCACAGCCCCTCCCCTCTGGATTGCGTGACAAAGGCCACACTCACTGTTATTATTGAAATAGGTCCCCCCTTGTCCCAGAGGCAAGAGCGGACAGTTGGCACCTAGTAACTGTTTGCTGACGTAATGAGAGTCCAGGGGACCCccacttccttcccctccccccatcaCCCTACCTGACCTCCCGCCCCCAGCCCCACTCCAGGTCCCTGAGAATCTGCCAAGGGTTTGGGGGAACATTCAACCTGTCGGTGAGTTTGGGCAGCTCAGGCAAACCATCGACCGTTGAGTGGACCCCGAGGCCTGGAACTGCCGTCCTCCTGGGACCCCCACCTTCCAGACCAGATCCGGGGGAGCCCCCATCCAGTCGGAGGACACAGGCCACAGCGAAGGTCACAATCAACATTCATCGTTGTCGGTGGGTTGTGAGGACCGAGACCAGACCCACCGGGGGATGAATGTCACTGTGGCTGGGCCATACACAGCCTAAGGGGGACCGGAAAGGGACAGGGCGCTCTGCCTCCAAAACCCTTCAGCCTGCCCAGACCCCGGCCCTCAGGAGGAGGGTCTGATCTTGAGGGACACAGACTTGGGGACTAAGCCCTGGGAGCTTGGGCCTTGGGGCTGCGGAGGCCGAGGCCAGGCCACTGAGGCCCATTTCTGAAGGGGGCAGGCGGGTTCTGTTGGTGGGCGGGGCGCACACCTCCCAGTGGCTGAGTTCCGGGCTCCGGTCTGTACCCTGCCCAGTGTCCCTCCTTAGACCCCTACCTTGTGGTGCCTGGCTCCTGGGAGTCTGCCGGCTGGTAACTCCTGAGCACACCCCACCGGCTGAGACCAGGCCGGCCTCTCCCTTGATGGGGAGGGGCCATCTGGAGCAGGCAAGTGGGGGGGGGGTCCCAGCATTAGCCCAccctggcccctgccctccccaccccagagTGCTCTGTCTCTGCtgcaggcagggagggaggagaggcttTGCAGCCTCCATGAATAACCCCTCTGGGCAGCGCCAGCCATTCTAGGGGGTGCTCCAGACACAAAGGGTGTGAAAACCCCCGagggagggaggccagggagggaggcgGGAGCTTGGGGGTCAGGCCCTAGCTTCATTCCAGGAGTGGGGGGGCAGCCTCCTTCCAGAGAGCGCACGGTGGCCACATCCTCAAGCTGGGGGCACCTGGCCCGTTCCCCAGCCCccgggaaggaaggaagaaattacTAAGTTACTGTTGCACGGCCGCTGTCTTCAGGACCGTTCTCAGCCCACCTTCACCACCCACACCAGGGGCGGCCCCCTAGGGAGTGTGGGGGTGGCAACCCTGGATCCAATGCCCCCTGCAGCCTGTGTCCAGCCCCCCCATCCCCTTGGCAGGTACATTAAGGGGGTGTTGACCATAGGGAACCTCCCCCAGTCTGCCCCTCCCCTTCACACTCCCTTGGAGGTAAAAGGAGAGAACCCTGCTCAGACTCCTAGGctccagagaggagggaggggcagcGAGGAAGGGGCATCCAGAGAGCTTGGGGCTGGGCagggttttttgggttttctcTTTGCCTGGTACACATTGCCCAGCTATGGGGACCTTCGACCTGTGGACGGATTACCTGGGTTTGGCACGTCTGGTTGGGGCTCTGCGTGGGGAAGAGGAGCCCAAGGCCAGGCTGGACCCCCAGCCAGAGCCAACACCAGGACCAGAGAGCCAGAAACCTAGCTCACCAGAATCCTCACCAGCTCCTGAACGCCTGTGCTCCTTCTGCAAACACAACGGCGAGTCCCGGGCCATCTACCAGTCTCACGTGCTGAAGGACGAGGCAGGCAGGGTGCTGTGCCCCATACTGCGTGACTACGTGTGTCCCCAGTGTGGTGCCACGCGGGAGCGCGCCCACACCCGACGCTTCTGTCCACTCACCGGCCAGGGCTACACCTCTGTCTACAGTTACACCACCCGAAACTCAGCGGGCAAGAGGCTGGCCCGGCCTGACAAGGCGAGAACCCAGGACGCTGGCCACCGCCGAGGAGGAGCAGCAggcgcagcagcagcagcagcaggtggcTGGGGGCATGATGTGgaggggacgggggggggggaaCCCATTGTGGGCTCATAGTTGAATCCAGTGGGGGATTAACCACAGCACTCACCACCGGTGGAGGGGGCACCAGCTGTAGAGTTGAGGAGCAGCCTAGAAATGTTGCCAGAGTGGAGCAGTGGGAGCTGAggtttgctgtgtgaccttgggcaagtcactccCCTCTCTGGGCCCATCAGGGTAATAACATCTTTTCCCAGGCGTGGGGTGGCCTGGCAGGGAGGTAGTGGGACCCAGTGGTATCTGCCAGCAGGGGCCCTAACTCCACTTGGTGGAATTCGTGGTTTAGAAGTTGCGTGGCCCAGGCACTTCCTCGTTCGTTTATTCTCTGGCCAAATGGTGTGCTGGCCTGCTTGGTGCCAGCAGTGGACACGGTGGGTGGTAGGGTGGTGGTTAGAGCCGCATGCTGACTGTGGTGCGACCCAGCTGGGAGGGTCTGGGGGGCTTCCCGGGGCAGTGCTTGGGCAGCCTGTTTCAGTTTTTTGGAAGGCTGGGGGGTGGCCTTGGGGCCCGTCGGGGATCTGGTGGAGTTCAGGGTGTCTGAGGTGTGGCTGCATTGGTGGAGAGGTGGCAGAGCGCGCGGAGGGGCCAGGGGTCTTTGGGAGTCAGGTTTGGGCTTGGGCACTGGGGAGCCACAGAAGGGGGAGGGCGGGTGTGAGTGGCGTGTGTTAGACTCCTGCCCAGGTTGGTGCCCCACAGCGCTTGGTGGGGGAGCGCGGGAGGCAACAGGTGGGGCCTTGTTTTGGATTTGTAGGGTGCAGCTGAGCTGCAGAGAGCAGCTCCAGGAGCTGAAGCTTGCCACATGGGGTGTGGGGTCTCCCCATCTCTGTTCATCAAAGGCAGACCCCATCCCTTAGGTCTGGGTGGGGCTCAAACCCCTGTATTTCTAACTGCCGCCCCAGACCAAGGCTGTGCAATGACAAATGTGCAGGCTGCAATGACAAAATGTCTCAGTTCCTGGGGGTTTAAAGAGAACTCCCTTCTAGCAGCTTGAAATGCCTTCAGGGAAGCGGCTTGCAGAGGAGGGCAGGTGCAGTGGCCCCATGGCCGTGAGCTCTTCTAGGGTGGAGGCTGGAACTCGAtgacccttcccctccctccagcTCTGCAGGGTGTGAAAGATTGCCTCCAGGAGCGGATCCTATGCCCTGGGACTTTTTGTtaattgaggttttttttgtaccaacgattgaacctgggggtgcttaaccactgagtcacatccccagcccctttttcgtattttatttagagacagggttttgctgagttgcttaggacctcgctgaATTGccgaggctgcctttgaacttgccatcctgctgcctcaacctcccgagctgctgggaatacaggcgcGCCCGGCTGTTGGTCGGTTTTTTGTTTGTTCCGTTTCTGCTGCTGAAGATGGAACTCCAGGCCTCCCACGTGCCCACGCCGGCCTGCgccccacccctgagccacatccccagccctccccctggGGTTGGATGAGGTCCCACTGGCAGAGGCTGCACTATGAGGGTGCAGAGAAATGATATAGTCTtggattcttcctttttttatatttgagggGTAAAGGAAACCCGCCCCCGTGCCTGGGTGTGGAGGGTGAGCCCTGACCATCATACTGTCCCCAAGTTCCCCGGAGCCCGGCGGCCACGAGGTGGCAGCACGATCGCCGGAGCTGGAACTCCCAAGCTTTGGGTCGGGCTCTGGGACGGGGGCCGCCCTGGTCCAGGAATGTCACGGGCTGCTATCTCAGGAGCAGCCCCTAGGTGGCGCCGGAGCCCAGCAGCTCGCCGGGGTTACCTCGGTAGGACTGGTTCATCCTCGCCCTTgaccttctcccctccccctccgcTCTTACCCTCCAGGTCCCAAAGGTGCCGGGAAGTCTTCGGGATCTTCGCCTTCTGCCTGCTGCCCCTCCACTTCTGCCTAGGAGGCTGGCGCGGGGAGGACAGGGGTGCCGCCTTCTCCCGGGGATGGGGACGGAGGCTCCGTGGAACAGCTGGACTCCAGGGAAGACCTTCTGAGGACCCCCGGCCCCCTCCCCAAACCTAGGCTTGAGGGCTTGGGGGGCAGCGGAGGGAAGTGTTAAAATGGCTGGTCCTCCGAGCTCCCTCCTCCCGCGGGGACCAGGGGCTCTCTGTTGCACTGTCCCGGGGCTGGGCAGTCGgcgctcaataaatgtttgcaagCGGACGGACGTCAGCCGCCCGGAGTCGCGGGAACTTTCTTGCTAAGATGAGTCCTGGACCCAGAGGGCTGGCGGCACCCCGTCCTCTCCAGGCTGCCTTACCAGCTCCAAGTGTCCCTGTGGCTCCCCACCACCCAACTGCTCTTTGGACTTTGGGTGGCCCTGAGGTGCTGGGGTGAGCTGCTTCAGGCTGAGAAGTGGGTGGGCGGCAGGGGCAGTTGTGGTGGGCATCTCTGATCGCGCTCACCTGCTCCTTACCGGCGCAGGTCCTTTTGGTTTGGTCGCACTCCCTTACCACCTCTCCATGTTGACATGTGAAATGGGGGCTCCCCCTTCTAGTAGAGGTGGAGGCTAGATTTAAGAGGGGAACTGGGACAGTTAGGCCAGGCCTCCCCCCTTGCCCTCACTAAGGAGCCCCTCAGGGGATGTTGACATTGGTGCCCTCTTGAGGAGCCAGGGTGCCACCATACTGGACAGCTCAGTGCCTAGGGACACCCAGCCGGCAGGGGTGGTATCCGGGAAGGGATCAGGCCAGTGGAGGTCTTGGcctggagggtgggagggagatcAGCTAGTCTCCTGGGGGCCACTCTTTGGGGGTCACCTATTGCCTCCTCCAGCTGGGCGGGTCCTGCTGGGCAGTGGCGAGGCAGCAGTGGGGTCCAGCTGACTGGCCCGGCCGGGGCTCCAGCCTTggctcagtctccagagttgagGTGGGAGCAGGAATTGGACTTGGGAGGGCCTCCTGTGCCCTGGGCTTTGGAACTTGAACAGGGACCTAAGGCCACCCAGGAAGCGGCCTGGGTGCACTGGGGCTGGGTGCCAACTTGCAGGGGAGAGGAGgtggtgggaaggaggaggagcacagAGGAGGGCTCCTTAGTGACCCTAGGGCCTGTGAGGGATTCGGGGAGATGACACCCCGTGGCTACAAGTAGACTGCTGGCCTCCCAACCTGAGCTGCTGAcacccagggcctggcagggCAGGGCGGCCCAGGAGTGAAGCTGCACCTCTGGCAGGTGCAGAGCGCCCTCCTGCAGTGGGCCTCCATGGCCACCGTGGAGGGGGGGATAGGGAGGGTGGCCTCCCTGGCCAAGGAACCACAGGGAGCGGGGACTGGAGTCAGGTGCTCAGGGTGTCAAGGAGCCAGGCAGCCACCCACATGGCTTTCTGTAAACTGGGTGACGGCCTGCAACTGAGTTTGCAGCAGCTTCCTGGCCGGCTCTGGAAGCACATTGTCCCAGGCCGGGTGGGCAGGGACAACGAAGCCCCAGCCTCACCCCAGAGGGGTGATCTGCCACCTGGGGGAGGTTTGTGCAGGTGACACTGAAATGTGCACACAACCAGTTCTCCCAGAGACTCGGACTCTGACCCTGGAAGCTCGTGGGGATCCCCTGACCGGTGTCCCACCAGCAGCGCCCCCCACCTTCactgggaggcaggggagggggtgAGGGGCAGCAGTCTAGAGGCTGGAGGGCGGATGTCAAGGGACCGGAAATGCCTCCCCCAGCGGCAGGTCAGGCAGGTCAGGAGGTCCATGAAAGGATCGTTTATTACTGGTCTtcccagaagaaataaaatggaaattgggGGAAAGACTAAGATACAAACAACAAAGGGAGCCCTTCTCTCCTCCAGAAGGAAGCAGATTCTGAACTAGGGCAACCTTGGGGAAGGAGCTTGAATTTGCAAACCCAGATAAACATCGAGGCCTGGGGTCTGGGCCCTGCTCAGATGGCCACTTCCTGGAGCCCCTTCTGTTGGGCTTCCAGCTTCCAGGAAGGCACAGCTGCCCTCCCTGTGCTGCCTCCCGCCGGAGGCTGTGATCCTGGCCACACAGTGGTGCTTCCTGGCTCCGGCTGCAGGGAGCTGCTGGGGCGCCTCAGGACCCCTTGGACAATCTCACAAGCAAACAACatcaggtgggggtgggggtgctgcaGGTGACCAGGGTGCACAGGGAGCCTGTGGGCGCTCAGGCAGTGGCCTACAGGTCCCTCCAGGCTTGCTCCCCCCGGGAGAGGCTCCCCTTGGGTGGGTAGAGAGAGGGGGCCTTCCCTGGTGGCTTCGCCTTCCGGGAGTGGAGGCGCCTGAAGGCTTCCAGGTCTCGGTGGGCGCTCATGATCAGCCGGCTGCAGCAGAAACGGTAAGCTGGGGCACTGGTGGTCACCATGGGATGGGGTCCCTGCCCAGAGGCACACGTGCAGATGGCCCCTCGTGGTGCTCTACGCTGACACTGGGACCAGCCTAAGCAGCAGGGGGACTGCTGGCCCCTCCTCCTGAGGTCAGGTTTCCGGGGCCCAGATGGAGAAGGCCGGCCAGGGGAGTGTCCCCTAGCCTTGCTGCCCGCCCAAGGCTCCTGCCTCGGttcctccctgctccctggtCCTCCCGCCCAGCTCCTGGCCTTACTTGAGGTTGGAGAGCTCTACCACCAGGCCCTGGACGGTTCCTGTGGCGTCCTCCATCCTGGGCGCCTCTGGGGCCTGGACTCCTACACCGGGCCTGTCAGGAAGGTGGAGAGGAACAGCCTGAAGGGGCGTGCTGACCCCGCTGTCCTcaccctgtctgtctgtctgctcgCAGGCAGAGCCTGGCGGCCATGGCCAGCTCCACCACCAGAAGCGCGGGCTGCTCCTCCCCTGTCACCATCCCCCGAGACAGTGCCTGGGCAGTTGCCACCGCCTCTCCTGGCCCCTGAGCTGGTCCTACAGCTCTTCCACCTGAAGCTCAAGGGGGCTGTGGAGATGTCCCTCCCGCTGCTCGGCATGACCCCCACCTCCTGTTTCCTCCGGGTCTCTGCTCCAGCCACGGGGACTCCTGGCCGCTGCCTGAGCTCTCCTGGGACTCCCAGGCAGTCTCACTGAGTGTTGCTAAGCTGACCGTGACCCCTTCCCGCAGCCTTTttctccccagccctctgccctctgcctctcTTGCTCTGTCCCCTCTCCAGGGCTCAGGGCAGTTCTGGAAGGGCCAGCCCCGGGGACACCCATGTTGCAGGGGATGGACGTGCCACAGTACCCACCAGATGAGAGGCTTTGGCCTGTAGGTGTGGCAGGACAAGAGGACCAGGCAGAGAAGTGGGGGCCTCCCTGGGTGGCTGGGGTGGCCCTGTAGGCCTCAGGTCAACTGCTCTCAGGCCTCAAGCCCCCGCCCCCAGGCTTGGTCACACCTGCCCCAGTCACACCAAGGTGTCCTGCTGCCCTGGGTCTTAGCCTTTCTCAGGTCTCCTCAGGCTTGGGCCACCAACCAGACCCCAGGGCCCTCTCTGGGGACTTCTGGACATCCCTGAGCGGGTGAGGCTGCTGGGAGATTCAGACATGAaatctccctcctcctgctccccaccaGGGCCACTGTGACCAAACAACCTCTGGTCCACCCCAGGTGTCGTGTGGGTGCTGTCAACAAGTGGCCCGAGAGGCACAGAGTCTACAGGGCAAGAGGCCGGAACCTGCCACCCCACCCTGctgcaggagggagagggagaagaggaggacaggagagaggaggaagcgGAGGAGGacaggcgggggtggggtggggggagcagaggagagagatggaaggaggaggatagaaaaggaaaaggcGGCAAGACAAGGCCCAGGGCTGCACCGTGACCCTCCCTCCCCGCTCACCAGAGAGAACCAGACACTTGGCCATAAATAATTGACAGCTCTGCCCAGAGGCAGGTTCGAGTGCAGGGTAACGGAAGAGGACGGCCATGTTGGCCACAGGCAGGGCGGTGGGGGTGGGCACCAGCACTCTGCTGGCTGGAGGGACGTGCACCTGTGGTCTGCAGCATGGGGTGCCCCAGGTGGAGTCACTGGAGGGCCTGCCCAGTGCCAGGGCTGGGAACGGCCCCAAGTCTCGGCTCACAGTCCCCAGCCTGCCCCCGTTCTCCCCACCATAAGGGACATAGGGAGAGTTCGTGCCCCTCTTCCGGGGGACCCGCGTGCACGTGGGTCAGAACAACCCACAGACCCGGAGGCCTGTGCAGGGGCCCAGGACCCTGGGGTCCCAGGGAGAGGGGCTGGATCAGATGCAGACTCCTGGCCACGGTTCACCGCTCTGGGGGAGCAGGTGACACAAGCAGTGTGAAGGATGGGGCTCCCTtttggagggagggtgggagaccCAGCAAGGGCGGTCAGGGCCTTGTCTGTGTCCCTCCCTGGCCCAGCTGGACCCTGGTTGGGCACACCCCGATGCCTACCTCGGCTGGACCTGAGCCATCATGACAAGGTCTCCCCTGGCCCGCGGGCTGGGGTCGGGCCAGCAGAGGCCTGACTCACTCCCTGCAGGAGAAACCTGGAAGGAGAGAGCAACACGTGAAGGGCAGCCCGGCGTGGGGAGAAGAGTCACACTGGGACTCGGGCTTGGCTTCAGCCTGATGGGGTCACCACGGCTGGCTGGGCCTCCTGCAAAGGACAGGTGGCAGCAGGGGACGCAGCCAGTGGTGATGCCAAGCCCAGCCTTCCTGTcctgttgggtgtggtggcactccCCTGAGGGCACCCCCGTCCGTGACAACTGCACACATCCTGTGTGTCCTGAGACTCTAAAGGCCACAAGTTGTGCAGAAACACGGAGGCACCTCAATGGCTGCGGGAGCCACATGCACCCTATTGAGACAAGATGTCGCCACCTGTCTCCAGGGAAAAGTCCTCAGGAGTGGGGGGAAG
This is a stretch of genomic DNA from Ictidomys tridecemlineatus isolate mIctTri1 chromosome 2, mIctTri1.hap1, whole genome shotgun sequence. It encodes these proteins:
- the Nanos3 gene encoding nanos homolog 3; translation: MGTFDLWTDYLGLARLVGALRGEEEPKARLDPQPEPTPGPESQKPSSPESSPAPERLCSFCKHNGESRAIYQSHVLKDEAGRVLCPILRDYVCPQCGATRERAHTRRFCPLTGQGYTSVYSYTTRNSAGKRLARPDKARTQDAGHRRGGAAGAAAAAAGPKGAGKSSGSSPSACCPSTSA